The nucleotide window ACTTTGATGCCGGAGGCGGTGAGAACGTATGCCATCGCGTTGAGCTTTTCAACGGCCTTTTCCTCCTCAATCCTGTTCAGGTGGGCGGCCTGAGCCTTGAGGAGCATTTCCGGGGGAAACGGCTTGCCGGGGAACATTGAGGGCTCGACGGCCAGAGGCCAGGGGTCGTCGATGGCATTGGGGTCCACAACCTTAAGCAGTATCACTTCAGCCTTGAGGCCGGTGCACAGGTGGGTCACATAGGGCAGGATTCCTTTGGCGACCTCTGAACCGTCGATCGGGACCAATATTCTTTCCAGCATAGCGTCGACCTCCAGCGGAGCGTGGGAGCGGGCCGCCGTGGGCCGCTCTCCGTTTTAGCGCATGTAGTATATGTCATTCTCGGCATATTTGCAGAAAATGTGTGATCCTATGGACTGGCAACGGCTTTGTAAGGCGGCTACCATGGTTTTGAA belongs to SAR202 cluster bacterium and includes:
- a CDS encoding universal stress protein: MEVDAMLERILVPIDGSEVAKGILPYVTHLCTGLKAEVILLKVVDPNAIDDPWPLAVEPSMFPGKPFPPEMLLKAQAAHLNRIEEEKAVEKLNAMAYVLTASGIKVRTMAVTGPAANEIIRVAEQEG